Proteins from a genomic interval of Papaver somniferum cultivar HN1 chromosome 4, ASM357369v1, whole genome shotgun sequence:
- the LOC113272703 gene encoding protein PFC0760c-like, which produces MVRKQKNGHAKAIIRQKKDDIEISQVGDMFKYFEPTIIQHTRDNESDEDEANNIDSDEEYENLVNNMLEEDDLLNDREDDENVQEEASEKEQELDDGENEIMQDEVQNEEYGPVNIHDPGNWNNIKINQYLRDCLVENGPVRRNNVDFIFPKDVEKRNFDYDHYSRYLSNGETEDRKWLVYSNVSDRVFCFCCKFFKQGGCNMQLDTNGSKDWHNMSAKLSRHETSTVHLNAMNKWKELEIRLSKNETIDKVDDSTGRGLFNKLEELLQNLNLDIRNIRGRGYDNGANMTGKNKGVQKRLLKTRGTAYSILTREIDNFELILGMVVWHRALLAVNSVSIKLQTEDMYLDDVVTKLKDLVSFFKEYRKDGFEEALEEAKTPAAFLNIEHVFYEVQVRKERSNLMK; this is translated from the exons ATGGTTAGAAAGCAGAAAAATGGACATGCTAAAGCGATAATACGACAAAAAAAGGATGACATCGAAATATCTCAAGTTGGAGATATGTTTAAATATTTCGAACCAACAATCATACAGCACACAAGGGACAATGAAAGCGATGAAGACGAGGCAAATAATATTGATAGTGATGAGGAGTATGAAAATTTGGTCAATAATATGTTAGAAGAGGATGATTTATTGAATGacagagaagatgatgaaaatgtCCAGGAAGAGGCAAGTGAAAAAGAACAGGAACTAGATGACGGTGAAAATGAGATTATGCAAGATGAGGTACAAAATGAAGAATACGGACCAGTAAATATTCATGATCCAGGGAATTGGAATAATATTAAAATTAACCAGTATCTGAGAGATTGCTTAGTAGAAAATGGACCCGTAAGAAGAAACAAcgttgattttatttttcctaaagATGTCGAAAAGAGAAACTTTGATTATGACCACTACTCAAGATATCTGAGCAATGGGGAAACTGAAGACAGAAAATGGCTAGTGTATTCAAATGTTTCGGATCGTGTGTTCTGTTTTTGTTGCAAATTTTTCAAGCAAGGTGGGTGTAATATGCAGCTGGATACGAATGGTAGTAAAGATTGGCATAATATGAGTGCTAAGCTTTCACGTCATGAAACCTCCACTGTGCACTTAAATGCCATGAATAAATGGAAAGAACTTGAAATCAGACTTTCCAAGAATGAAACTATTGATAAG GTGGACGACTCAACGGGAAGAGGACTTTTTAATAAACTTGAAGAACTCTTGCAGAACCTAAACCTTGATATTAGGAACATTAGAGGGCGAGGGTACGATAATGGAGCTAATATGACCGGAAAAAATAAAGGGGTACAAAAGAGACTACTGAAG ACAAGGGGTACTGCTTACTCTATATTGACCCGAGAGATTGATAATTTTGAGCTTATACTTGGTATGGTTGTTTGGCATAGAGCACTTCTTGCGGTTAACTCTGTGAGCATTAAACTTCAAACCGAAGATATGTATCTTGATGATGTTGTTACTAAATTAAAAGatcttgtttctttctttaaggAATACAGAAAGGATGGATTTGAGGAGGCATTGGAAGAAGCTAAAACACCTGCAGCATTTTTGAATATAGAGCATGTTTTCTATGAGGTACaagtaagaaaagaaagaagcaaTTTGATGAAATAG